The genomic region GCAGGCAAAAGCATCATTACACGCGCCTGTGTCGGATCTTCTTCATCACACAGGCCGCAAACTGGCGGTCTGTGTGATGGAGAGCAGCAGAGTAAAGGAGCTTAACCCTtacgcgcaccaggacgttatagtacgtcccggtggctagatatttagcgcaccaggacgcactataacatcctgcttctggcaccggctcacgaacggagccggtaccagaagcagcggctgtcagctaacacccgcgatcggagccgactccgatcgcgggtgttaaccccttacacgccgcggtcaagcatgaccgcggcgtgtaagggtcttccccctatggatcggatcccccgcgccgcttaccggggaatccgatcctcttctgggcagctccgaggactggcatgtgccccggagctgcccggtctccatggcagtcagaccccttccgggtctgactgtaaactgtctgagcatgcgcaagcatgctcagacagtttacactgctctacaataaaatagtattgtagagcagtgtattgaacttaaaccagcgatcagagcatcgctgttttaagttcaagtatgtataagtaaaaatatgcaaaacacttaacactacacattataataaataaaaaaatacataaaaatataagcccctaaaatgtcactttcccataaaaacacttactaaagtataaaaaacataaaaacacaaaaaaaccctgcatgtttggtattgccgcgtccgtaacaatctgcataataaaacagaatcattactggacccgcacggtaaacggcggaggaaaaaaatgcaaaaaacgttccgaaaaaagatcatttttaattaataccctataaaaaatgctctaaaaagtgatttaaaaaattttatgcactctaaaataagaccactaaaaagaacaactgttctcgcaaaaaataagcccctaaccagatttgtcagtcaaaaaattaaaaagttatgtatatgaaaagatggtgatgctaaaatgaataagattttctccaaattagtttttattcagtacaattgaataaaatacacaaaacccccaaatatttggtatccctgcgtccgtaacaatctgtataataaaacagaatcgttattagatccgcaaagtgaactccgtaaaaaacaacctcaaaaaactctctgaaaaagatgattttttattaatgccctttaaaaatgctctaaaaagtgattttaaaaagttacgcaatctaaaataagaccactaaaaagaacaatcattctcgcaaaaaataagcccttaaacagatttgtgaggtgataaataaaaaagttatgcatatgaaagacggtgatgctaaaattaacaacaatttcgccaaattactttttattcagtaaaaatgtgaaaaattaaaaatatatataaatgaagtattttcgtaatcgtggcgacccatagaataaaaataatatactatttttatggtatggttaatggccaaaaaaaaaacacaaaaattttcctaaaaattgatgattttcatttcctccaccaacaaagagttaattaaattagctatagatgccccaaaattacgcaccagaaaagtgcatctcatgtggcaaaagaaataagcccctatagcagtgatggctaacctatggcactggtgccagaggtggcactcggagccctttctgtgggcacagaggccatcaccagagatgactccaggtatcttcctgcagtcccagacagcccaggacttgctgtgcacagagctattttaaagtgacagcgctgcctgggactattttctgcttattggtgtcctcaggggctggtatcaatgaaaactgtgaccgaGAAGGGAATATAAatgacaaattaaatttctgtgttggcactttgcgataaataagtgggtctttgttgtagtttgggcaccccgtctctaaaaggtttgccatcactgccctataggtccacaattaaaaaaaagaaaaatattctagcctgtacaatgtgacatagcagatctgctctggatggcgcctccttcccttctatacccggctgtgcgcccatacagcaggttaccaccacatatagggtatcggtgtactcgggaggaattgggtatcaaactgtgtggagtcttttttcatttaatccattgtaaatgtttaattttccacccaaaatgaatgtattgtgaaaaaaatattacaatttgcagactgcacctccattttgttttaacccctataaaacacgttaagggttaacaaacttcttaaaagtggtttttcatacgttgaggggtgtagtttccataatggggtaatttatgagtctagctattatttaggcctctcagtgtcaattagaagttgagtaggtccatctaaatacgggttttggtgattttacaaaaaatgtgaaaaatggcacccaaattctgagcctcataacattctagtaaaatatgtggaatcttaaaaaaacatgccaacataaagcagacatttgggaaatgtaagttatgaatttatttgggtgctttgactatctgcatcaaaagtagagaatttagaacattgaaaacaaagaatttttacaaatttttgccaaattttgttttttttcataactaaacgcaaaagatttcatccaaatttttaatttaatttgaagtactatgtgtcacgagaaaacaatctcaaaatcccctggatatctcatagcgtcccaaagctataaccacttatagtgacaggtcagatttgaaaaaatggggctgcgtcctttaggccaaaagatgctgagtcccgtaggggttaaaagctCCAGTGCTTGTTGAGGACAGGTGGGATCCCGCCATCTGATAAGCTCCTAACTAAACACATTGTGATTTCTAATTGTGACAGCTGCGGCCCTCCTGTTCCAGTGCACGAACCAGATGCAGGACAGGGGAACAAGGGGCCAGCGGCAGTGCACCATGAGGCGCTGGATTAACCgaaactaccaccaggataaaaggactgtatgcaaatgagcccgaggcaTTCCAGAGGTGTTAACGGAgcccctcagggtgcggtcacacgtcacgtttaacgcatgcgtttaaaaacgcattgcaatagctgaagagtgatttgcctaattaaacacctcttaacacttgtgtttacaaaacgcatgcattaaccgcgatgttaacgcatgtgttaacaatgcgttaactgttgcgttttgtaaacacaggtgttagcagctgtttaattaggcaaatcactctccagctattgcacgtcgcgtttttaaacgcatgcgttaaacgcgacgtgtgaccgcaccctcaggctcaattgcataCAATTAATACAAGCCACCATAAAGCAATCAGGTTTCCAGCACTCCCCATTTAATGTACACCTGGTTGATGTGGGGAATGGAGGGTAACCCCAACATACTGGTTAAACAGGTGATGCCAGGCATGGATTCAGAACGGAAGCTGCCTCATTCCTTCCATCAGCTTCTCTGAAGATGTGTCAGGGCAGGAGGAGTACATTTCTAAACATATCGACCATAAGGTTGCATGACAAGTACACACAGGAAATTTCAAACAATAAAAAATTCATTTTTAGCagctatacatttatatataatggCATGACAACCCATTTTAGCCACTTCCCTGGTTCCAGGACAAATCAGACTTATGACTAGAATTCGTTTCATGAAGCAATGCTCAAACCaacaaaaaaaatgacttttgcatgtcttttaattaaaaaatacacaATTCAAGTCAACAAACAGAAAATAAAGATGTTATAACAAATTCTCTTGTTAAAAATGTGCTCGAAGCAAATAAACATTTCACCTATATAGGTTTAGATTGAAGTAATGGTTCAATCAGTACCCATGTATGTGAGTAGTTACAAATATTCAAGCTAGGTAATTCTTAGTACATTGTTTTACTGTACAATAGCAAATTAAAGAAACATTGAGGCTTCTGCCAAAAAATCACAATGCTTTACACTAGTAGTCTCTCAATGGCTTGTTGCACAGACTGGATCTGAGGCTTCAGCTGGGACCCTTCCTTGATGGTGACAGAACAAGCAATGACTGGTCTGGAGACCCCACAGGCTCTTCCCAAAGCCTGCTTGGAACGTACAAAGACATAAGGGACAttcttatcttcacacagaagagGAAGGTGAAGAATGATTTCCAATGGTTCTGCATCAGCTGCCATGGCAATGAACTCTGAAATTCCTCTGTTTAGAGTTTTTGTAGCTGTAAAACATGAACAATTTACTATTACATTGGCTGCATAGAAAGAAGTAAAAGGATACATATATAGATCCCCAGAATAAGGACCTCAAGATTGTTTAAAGATAGCAAGTGTCAGTTCTGGAAAGGGCATATTGGAAATAAGCAAAAGACAAGTATATTCCCCTCACACATGGCCGTATGGTCACCCAAGCGTATCACATATGTTGGGGAGAGGCAATATGCACCACTCCCACCTCCATAGGAAGCCAGGTGGTGCGCCATAAAACCAGCAAAAGATGGGACACGGTGGTACAACCAAACAAGTGACCATAATGGCCAATAAAACAAGTGTGTAAAACTATATGAAAGGGATATGCATAGAAAAGTATAACGGCTTTGTTCACAGGTTTCAGTACTTTGAGTCATTTGTTGGATCGATCTACAGGGTAAAAGGATAAGCAACTGAATCTATCAGTTACAAGAGGGGTCCATAAGTACTCATCCCAGTAGACTTGTGTGCATGCTTGGCCACCCCTTCCATGGGGCTTTTAGAACACTGAaatcaggcaaaaaaaaaaaatgggctcCACGTTTGTGACCGCTGAAGTGGAATTACTGGAGGTCATAGTTGACCATGTTGTAGATAAGAAATAAGTATTGTGGGTTTCAAAGGCTTAGAATGGGACAAAACTACAGATTGGTGGAACAATCAGCACCAGTGATAAGCTCTTTGGTTTAGGAGAACAGAAAGTTACCATCACCTGCCTGTACCATGCTGTTTATTAGCTGCCGATAATGGATAAAATGTGGGGTGCTGGGTGAAGCATGATCACCCCTCAAATCTATACGGTCTTAAAATAACCTTTAACGATTACTTATCCCATAATAGCAGGACAGAATTTATTTGAGGCGAACCCCTGCTTATACCACTAATGCTTAGTAACATAGGAGCCTAATGTACTGTACACAGGGCACAGAGAGGACCCGGGCACCGATCTCTTACCTTCATTCGCCCCTTTGCGGAGCTGCTTGTAGTTGGAGGCCTGCTGCACCAGGTCCAGGATAGTCTTGGTCAGCTGGGCATCAGCCAGTGGGTAGGCTTTAGGGTTAACCTCGGCGTCAGTCTGTAAAACAACAGACATGGATAAGAGTTACATAAGGGCGTTACGGAGCCCAGCACATGTCTAGCGCAGGGTGATGGTGCCGGGCACACTACACGTGTCCAGCCCAACTACAGCCGTGCGAGATGCAGCGACTTCCCGCAATAAGCGATGATAGCTCCTCTTACCATGGTTCTTCTCACAATGTGTCTCCCGCTGGTCCCCTCGGCCCGGAAGCTTCACGGAGGAAATCTAAATGATCGCACAGATCGCAATGCGCCAACAACGTGCTTCTAAGTTCCGGATAAGAGCGGAAAGGGATGGACTTGCGTTCTCCAACGCCCACGTGTTCCCCCTGTACGATGCTCAGCCTATCAGTATTAGAGGAGTGGCCTGCGTCTCGCACGCGTGGTGACCGACACTGTGTAGCCATGATAGTACAAAGTTTGCTTGTGCTGTACAGTGTTCTGCTCGTGTTAGCGCCACCAGCTGGCGCTCTGTTGGATCAGCAGCACGTGGTTATGTATAAGGCGGGCAAGGTCTGATGTTGGGGAATTTGTACCCCATATTTTTCGAATGGTATTTGTGTCGGGATGAATTGTATGAATAATAAAGTTACACATGGCTAAAGCACATAGTTTACAGTGATGAAGGTTACTGGTCAGAACTATGAATTAAAGCTACAGCGAGCACATGCGGGAAGGAACAATGGGGTTAGTGGTGTAGTGTCAGCACTAGTCTGCAGCACTGCTCACCCACGGCTCGTGGACTGCTCTTACTGCACGTGTGGATGGGATCTATTTCCATACATTGTCCTGATACAGGAACATTGCACCAAGAACTACACTTCTTGTATTTTTA from Engystomops pustulosus chromosome 10, aEngPut4.maternal, whole genome shotgun sequence harbors:
- the SNU13 gene encoding NHP2-like protein 1, with the protein product MTDAEVNPKAYPLADAQLTKTILDLVQQASNYKQLRKGANEATKTLNRGISEFIAMAADAEPLEIILHLPLLCEDKNVPYVFVRSKQALGRACGVSRPVIACSVTIKEGSQLKPQIQSVQQAIERLLV